A genomic window from Fusarium falciforme chromosome 2, complete sequence includes:
- a CDS encoding F-box domain-containing protein gives MTPSPSSQALEPRHPKPTQTVSVNISEGSQNRSRRFQLEVSECVETKTVTTTTRLTRKFPHVFVRDPVPLENLDTKEYPLAMKPTPPELIQFSYNMPGTNEIEDDDEEERSMGQQMTRYTNERYTPSLKAESPQENLPLTRIPKHRSQSPSEGYPRRARASRTSPIESPDSSAPTSNPSRRPARSTQLNAVSDKLRRSIAHSSSRRDPAERLPRGSSGFLATPDTSEVVGAADRSARRRSLHLERHHSPEASSSAQSPHYEATSPVESDSHTVFSSNVATPPITDADAEPFADVDGSLHQPLRPFNPRPSIDVVTAQDASLPSPRLSPTLAAAQLHTADQDEEDPQSSFQTSHTDPSTWVDESQLTEDGASTALVRAGQSHDNYALARTDSSGQPLVVDTQTLLEAFDSMKTEMKTFMMYQFLRRCPRPTLRVVANAVNPALKCDFLRQLPLELGYTVLSHLDHRDLCRAAQVSKHWRNIVDRNETGWKELFDRDGYTLPPGELQKAILQGWGWQDPFGASGYEKDLSMRNRLTSTEHELTRNLRQETASKSRASKRKRALNTYSAAERSKRRASAQEAVTRDDKAQPEAKQHKSEGPLSAANAAAAAVPDPQLGLPSLRELHLFKSLYRRHHMIRKSWTSGEVKPGHVAFAAHPRHVITCLQFDEDKIITGSDDTLIHIYDTKTGKLRKKLEGHEGGVWALQYEGNMLVSGSTDRSVRVWDIERGLCQQVFYGHTSTVRCLQILMPTETGRDSSGSPIMQPEKPLIITGSRDSQLRVWRLPEVGSRRYIQTGPPAHESDCPYFIRVLAGHTHSVRAISAHGDTLVSGSYDSTVRVWRISTGEALHVLHGHSQKVYSVVLDHERNRCISGSMDSLVKIWDLATGACLYTLEGHSLLVGLLDLRDERLVSAAADSTLRIWDPENGRCRNTLMAHTGAITCFQHDGRKVISGSEKTVKMWDVRTGECVQDLLSDLSGVWQVKFDERRCVAAVQRDQLTYVEILDFGAVRDGKPPEELGKRILLNEPEVRAMIEDET, from the exons ATGACACCCTCACCATCAAGTCAGGCCCTCGAGCCTCGGCATCCTAAACCTACGCAAACAGTCTCGGTGAACATCTCGGAAGGCTCCCAGAACCGCTCTCGTCGCTTCCAGCTCGAAGTGAGCGAGTGCGTCGAGACAAAGACCGTTACAACCACGACTCGCCTCACCCGAAAGTTCCCCCACGTATTTGTTCGCGATCCCGTCCCTCTCGAGAATCTCGATACCAAGGAATATCCGCTCGCCATGAAGCCCACACCTCCCGAGCTGATCCAGTTTTCGTACAACATGCCTGGAACGAATGAGatcgaagatgacgacgaagaggagcGGTCTATGGGCCAGCAG ATGACGCGGTATACCAACGAACGATATACTCCAAGCCTCAAGGCTGAGTCCCCTCAAGAGAACCTTCCCCTCACCCGGATACCCAAGCATCGATCCCAGTCCCCATCAGAAGGCTACCCTCGCCGTGCTCGTGCATCTCGGACAAGTCCCATCGAATCTCCCGATTCTTCTGCCCCGACTTCGAACCCTTCTCGACGACCTGCCCGATCCACCCAACTCAACGCCGTGTCGGATAAGCTCCGACGCTCCATCGCCCACAGCTCCAGCCGCCGTGATCCGGCAGAAAGATTACCCCGGGGCTCTTCGGGCTTCCTGGCCACCCCCGATACATCAGAAGTCGTTGGAGCAGCTGATCGGTCAGCTCGAAGACGATCGCTTCATCTCGAACGACATCACTCACCTGAGGCATCGTCGTCCGCACAAAGCCCTCACTACGAGGCTACCAGCCCTGTAGAGAGCGACTCCCACACAGTGTTCAGCAGCAATGTGGCCACCCCGCCGATCACCGATGCCGACGCGGAGCCTTTCGCTGATGTCGATGGATCTCTCCACCAGCCGCTAAGACCATTCAACCCCCGGCCGAGCATCGACGTTGTTACCGCTCAGGATGCCAGTCTCCCTAGTCCTAGATTGTCTCCGACACTTGCAGCCGCTCAGCTACACACCGCCGAccaagacgaggaagacCCCCAGTCCAGCTTCCAGACCTCGCACACGGACCCGTCCACCTGGGTCGATGAATCACAGTTGACCGAAGACGGTGCTTCGACAGCCCTGGTCCGCGCTGGCCAATCTCATGACAACTATGCCCTTGCCCGAACCGATTCGTCTGGCCAACCTCTTGTGGTCGACACGCAGACTCTGCTGGAGGCTTTCGATTCGATGAAGACCGAGATGAAGACATTCATGATGTACCAGTTCCTTCGCCGGTGCCCTCGACCTACCCTCCGAGTTGTTGCCAACGCTGTCAACCCTGCTCTGAAATGCGACTTTCTTCGACAGCTGCCTCTCGAGCTTGGCTACACCGTCTTGTCCCACCTCGACCACCGCGATCTCTGCCGAGCCGCCCAGGTCTCCAAGCACTGGCGTAACATTGTCGACCGAAACGAGACTGGCTGGAAGGAGCTGTTTGACCGTGATGGCTACACTCTGCCTCCCGGTGAGCTTCAGAAGGCCATCCTTCAGGGCTGGGGCTGGCAGGATCCTTTTGGCGCTTCCGGCTACGAAAAGGACCTGAGCATGCGAAACCGACTAACTTCGACTGAGCACGAGCTCACTCGAAATCTCCGACAGGAAACAGCTTCCAAGTCGCGGGCTTCCAAGCGGAAGAGAGCTCTCAACACTTATTCGGCTGCCGAGAGATCCAAGCGACGCGCCAGCGCTCAGGAGGCAGTGACTCGTGACGACAAGGCCCAGCCTGAGGCCAAACAGCACAAGTCGGAGGGCCCTCTGTCTGCTGCTAATGccgcagccgccgccgtgCCTGACCCCCAGCTTGGACTGCCCAGTCTCCGCGAGCTGCACCTTTTCAAGTCTTTGTACCGCCGTCACCACATGATCCGTAAGAGTTGGACCAGCGGCGAGGTAAAGCCCGGGCACGTCGCGTTTGCTGCTCACCCCCGTCACGTCATCACTTGCCTCCAGTtcgacgaggacaagatcaTTACTGGCAGCGACGATACCCTCATCCACATCTACGACACCAAGACTGGCAAGCTCCGCAAGAAGCTGGAGGGCCACGAAGGTGGTGTCTGGGCCTTGCAGTACGAAGGCAACATGCTCGTTTCTGGTAGTACCGATCGATCTGTTCGCGTGTGGGATATCGAACGGGGGCTCTGTCAGCAGGTCTTCTATGGGCACACTAGCACTGTGCGTTGCCTGCAGATCCTGATGCCTACCGAGACGGGCAGAGATTCCAGCGGCAGCCCCATTATGCAACCCGAGAAGCCTCTGATCATCACCGGTTCCCGAGACAGCCAACTTCGAGTCTGGCGTCTTCCAGAGGTCGGGTCTCGTCGATACATCCAAACAGGGCCACCGGCTCACGAGTCGGACTGCCCCTACTTCATTCGCGTCCTCGCCGGCCACACTCACTCGGTCCGAGCCATCTCTGCTCATGGCGACACTCTCGTCAGTGGATCTTACGATAGCACCGTCCGCGTCTGGCGCATCAGCACTGGCGAGGCTCTTCACGTACTTCACGGACATTCACAGAAGGTGTACTCGGTTGTCCTTGACCATGAACGCAACCGATGCATCTCGGGCTCGATGGACTCTCTGGTCAAAATCTGGGATCTTGCTACAGGTGCCTGCCTGTACACACTTGAGGGGCATAGCTTGCTCGTCGGTCTACTTGATCTCCGAGATGAGCGACTGGTGTCGGCAGCAGCGGACTCAACCCTTCGTATCTGGGATCCCGAGAATGGCAGGTGCCGTAATACTCTTATGGCACATACTGGGGCTATCACCTGTTTCCAGCACGATGGCCGCAAAGTTATTAGCGGCAGCGAGAAGACGGTCAAGATGTGGGACGTCCGAACTGGCGAGTGTGTCCAGGACCTGCTGAGCGATCTCAGCGGCGTCTGGCAGGTCAAGTTTGACGAGAGACGATGTGTGGCCGCTGTCCAGCGGGACCAGCTGACGTATGTCGAG ATCCTCGACTTTGGAGCTGTTCGAGATGGCAAGCCCCCGGAGGAACTTGGCAAGCGTATCCTGCTCAACGAGCCCGAGGTCCGAGCTATGATCGAGGATGAAACTTAG